One segment of Desmodus rotundus isolate HL8 chromosome 6, HLdesRot8A.1, whole genome shotgun sequence DNA contains the following:
- the FMC1 gene encoding protein FMC1 homolog, with amino-acid sequence MAALGSPARTLRGLLRELRYMNAATGRPYRDTAAYRYLVKAFRAHRVTSEKLCRAQHELHFQAATYLCLLRSTREHVALHQEFHGKGERSVEESAGLVGLKLPQQPGGKGWEP; translated from the exons ATGGCGGCCCTCGGGTCCCCGGCGCGCACTTTGCGAGGACTTCTACGGGAGCTGCGCTACATGAACGCAGCCACTGGTCGACCCTATCGCGACACCGCGGCCTATCGGTATCTTGTGAAGGCTTTCCGTGCACACCGG GTCACCAGTGAGAAGCTGTGCAGGGCCCAACACGAGCTTCATTTCCAAGCTGCCACCTACCTCTGCCTCCTGCGCAGCACCCGTGAACACGTGGCCCTCCACCAGGAATTTCATGGCAAGGGTGAGCGCTCCGTGGAGGAGTCAGCTGGCTTGGTGGGTCTCAAGTTGCCCCAGCAGCCcggagggaagggctgggagcCATGA